The following proteins are encoded in a genomic region of Candidatus Rokuibacteriota bacterium:
- a CDS encoding DUF465 domain-containing protein codes for MADSEPLIERLATENHEFRKLREEHRKYEAELATLNSRAFLSADQQWRVSELKKLKLIAKDRMEVIVRQARAGAHA; via the coding sequence ATGGCTGACTCGGAGCCCCTGATCGAGCGTCTCGCCACCGAGAATCACGAGTTCCGGAAGCTCCGCGAGGAGCACAGGAAGTACGAGGCGGAGCTGGCGACGCTCAACAGCCGCGCGTTTCTTTCCGCCGACCAGCAGTGGCGGGTCAGCGAGCTGAAGAAGCTCAAGTTGATCGCGAAGGACAGGATGGAGGTCATCGTGCGCCAGGCGCGAGCCGGCGCGCACGCCTGA
- the moaC gene encoding cyclic pyranopterin monophosphate synthase MoaC: MRSSRARPGFRGLSHLTPAGDARMVDVSAKAETAREAVARVTLRLRPATLAAVRAGQVAKGDVLGVARTAGILAAKRTPDLIPLCHPLRITGAEVSFALDVRRSSITVEARVRTLDKTGVEMEALTAAAVAGLTVYDMVKAVDRGVVLTDLCLVEKSGGKSGHWTRRSRP; encoded by the coding sequence ATGCGCTCCTCCCGGGCGAGGCCCGGCTTTCGCGGCCTCTCCCACCTCACTCCGGCGGGTGATGCGCGGATGGTGGACGTCTCAGCCAAGGCCGAGACCGCCCGCGAGGCCGTTGCCCGGGTCACTCTCAGGCTGCGGCCTGCCACGCTGGCCGCCGTGCGCGCGGGCCAGGTGGCCAAGGGCGATGTCCTGGGCGTGGCCCGCACCGCCGGGATCCTGGCGGCCAAGCGCACGCCGGACCTGATCCCCCTCTGCCACCCCCTCAGGATCACCGGCGCGGAGGTGAGCTTCGCCCTCGACGTCCGGCGATCCTCCATCACCGTCGAGGCGCGCGTGCGCACGCTGGACAAGACCGGCGTCGAGATGGAGGCGCTCACCGCGGCCGCTGTGGCCGGACTCACCGTGTACGACATGGTCAAGGCGGTGGACCGCGGCGTGGTGCTCACCGACCTGTGCCTCGTGGAGAAGTCGGGCGGCAAGTCCGGCCACTGGACCAGGCGCTCCCGGCCGTGA
- a CDS encoding acetoin utilization protein AcuC, with translation MKTAVIYSDAWQRFDYGPEHPLRMERLGLTWRLMESYGLTTLPRAKVLAPQLADVEAVGRFHGREYIETLRAVGAGDWVPHAARFGLGPGDNPIFPGLWEAAQLVAGGSLQAAALVAEGEADRAFHFAGGLHHAMPDRASGFCYVNDAVLAIMALRQRGLRVAYVDIDAHHGDGVQFAFYADPNVLTISTHERGDRLFPGTGFVEEMGAGPGLGFSVNLPLQPFTDDQVYEPAFEAVVPPLLAAFRPDVLVLQLGIDSHRTDPLTHLSLSVQGFTRAVTRLLELGPRVVALGGGGYDLVNVARAWTAAWAAMNEVRLAPGLPPQSHADMARLGLETLALWDPPAELPAETRCWAEEYAQRQVRAIREKIFPFHGL, from the coding sequence GTGAAGACCGCGGTGATCTACTCCGACGCGTGGCAGCGCTTCGACTACGGGCCGGAGCACCCGCTGCGCATGGAGCGCCTCGGCCTCACCTGGCGCCTCATGGAGAGCTACGGCCTCACCACTCTGCCGCGCGCGAAGGTCCTCGCCCCCCAGCTCGCTGACGTCGAGGCCGTGGGGCGCTTTCACGGGCGCGAGTACATCGAGACCCTCCGGGCCGTGGGCGCGGGTGACTGGGTGCCCCATGCGGCGCGCTTCGGGCTCGGCCCCGGCGACAACCCGATCTTCCCGGGGCTCTGGGAAGCGGCCCAGCTCGTGGCGGGCGGGTCGCTGCAGGCCGCCGCGCTGGTGGCCGAGGGCGAGGCGGACCGAGCCTTCCACTTCGCGGGGGGCCTCCACCACGCGATGCCCGACCGCGCCAGCGGCTTCTGCTACGTCAACGACGCTGTGCTGGCGATCATGGCGCTCCGCCAGCGCGGCCTGCGGGTGGCCTACGTGGACATCGACGCCCACCACGGCGACGGCGTGCAGTTCGCGTTCTACGCCGACCCGAACGTGCTGACCATCTCCACCCACGAACGCGGCGACCGGCTCTTCCCCGGCACGGGGTTCGTGGAGGAGATGGGCGCGGGGCCCGGGCTCGGCTTCTCGGTCAACCTGCCGCTGCAGCCCTTCACCGACGACCAGGTCTACGAACCGGCGTTCGAGGCGGTGGTGCCGCCGCTGCTCGCCGCCTTCCGGCCCGACGTGCTCGTGCTCCAGCTCGGCATCGACTCCCACCGGACCGATCCGCTCACCCATCTGAGCCTGTCGGTCCAGGGCTTCACGCGCGCCGTCACGCGGCTGCTCGAGCTGGGGCCGCGGGTGGTCGCCCTCGGTGGGGGCGGCTACGACCTGGTCAACGTGGCGCGGGCCTGGACGGCCGCCTGGGCGGCGATGAACGAGGTCCGGCTCGCGCCCGGGCTGCCCCCGCAGTCGCATGCCGACATGGCGCGGCTCGGGCTCGAGACCCTGGCGCTCTGGGATCCGCCCGCGGAGCTGCCGGCGGAGACGCGGTGCTGGGCCGAGGAGTACGCGCAGCGTCAGGTGCGGGCGATCCGCGAGAAGATCTTCCCGTTCCATGGCCTCTGA
- the tmk gene encoding dTMP kinase, protein MRGALITFEGVEGSGKSTQCARLAEHLQGLGRHVVRTSEPDGTALGLAIRALFEVEGTPPTPLAQVFLFMAARQQHVAQVIRPALAQGAVVLSDRYADATVAYQGYGQGLDLLTIRDLNALATGGVLPDLTLVLDLEPGAGMRRIAGRRFDAFERMDLAFHQRVREGYLEIARAEKNRVVVLAADRGAEALHAEIARAVEARLGAFEGSQPR, encoded by the coding sequence ATGCGCGGCGCGCTCATCACGTTCGAGGGGGTCGAGGGGTCAGGCAAGAGCACCCAGTGCGCGAGGCTTGCCGAGCATCTCCAGGGCCTGGGCCGGCACGTGGTGCGGACGAGCGAGCCCGACGGCACCGCGCTCGGCCTGGCCATCCGTGCTCTCTTCGAGGTGGAGGGCACCCCGCCGACCCCCCTCGCCCAGGTCTTCCTCTTCATGGCGGCGCGCCAGCAGCACGTGGCCCAGGTCATCCGCCCGGCGCTGGCCCAGGGGGCCGTCGTCCTCTCCGACCGCTACGCCGACGCCACGGTCGCCTACCAGGGCTACGGGCAAGGGCTGGATCTCCTGACCATCCGCGACCTGAACGCGCTGGCCACGGGCGGCGTGCTCCCGGACCTCACCCTGGTGCTGGATCTGGAGCCCGGCGCCGGCATGCGCCGGATCGCCGGCCGGCGGTTCGACGCCTTCGAGCGGATGGACCTTGCCTTCCACCAGCGCGTGCGCGAGGGGTATCTCGAGATCGCGCGGGCCGAGAAGAACCGCGTGGTGGTGCTGGCTGCCGACCGGGGCGCGGAGGCGCTGCACGCCGAGATCGCGCGGGCCGTGGAGGCCCGCCTGGGCGCGTTCGAGGGCAGCCAGCCCCGCTGA